CCTGTGGGCGACCACGAACGTCACCGAGGCGGACACGGTCGTGGCGCGCGTTAAGGTCACATACACTGACGGAACCACCGTGGAAAAGCTTATCGCCTATGGTGGGGCCATCTTCGCGTTTGAAGACCTGCGCGGCGGCGCGCAGGTGGTCACCGCGTGGCGCGGCAAGACCGCCACCGGACGCGACGCCGCCGCCCGCCTGTGGACGTGGAACAACCCGCACCCCGAAAAGGCAATTGCCTCCGTCCGGGTTTCCAGCGAGGGCACGGAAGCGGCGCCGGTCCTGATGGGGCTGACGGGAGTCTCCTGAATCTGCAATAGACGGAGCAGGCGCGGATGGCGGCCGGTCTTCCCCGCCGCCATCCGCGCCTGTTCGCGGTCTCCGGGCGTCTACGAGCGTTGGCAATCAGTACTGGGGTACTGCCGGGTGTGCTGAATTACCCGATGGGAATGGTTGCAGCGGCATTTCCTTTATTCTGATAGCATTCGTAGCATCCATTTATCAGTCCACCTCTGATCCGCGCGCCGGCTGTAAGCAGTCTGGCGTCGGGATGACGGCCGCCGGATCCCACGTTGTGAAGAGCACATGGGTGGAACCCCTACAGGAGACCTGAATGAACCGACGTCTGCCGCATATCGCATATAACCTGACGAGTCTGGTCGGCGCCGTGCTGGCCCTGATCGCGTTAGGGCTCATTGCGATGCTCTACCTGCTGGAGACCTTCTCCAAGGCGAGCCACCCCTATATGGGGCTTATCACGTTCATCGTGCTGCCCGCTTTCCTCTGTCTGGGGATCGCCCTCGTGCTCTGGGGCATGTTTCGCGCGCGTCAGAGGGCCCTTGCGGGGACACCTGAACCTCCGATGCCGCGCATCGACTTCAACAACCCGAAGCATCGCAACGCCGTCGTGTTGTTCGCGTTCGGGGGTACGATGTTCCTCGTGCTATCGGCCTTCGGGAGTTACCAGGCCTATGAATACACGGACTCCGTGCAGTTCTGCGGTCTCGTCTGCCACAAGGTGATGGAACCGGAGTACACAGCGTACCAGGGATCGCCGCACGCGCGGGTTGCGTGCGTTGAGTGTCACATCGGCTCCGGCGCCTCTTCATTTGTGCGGTCAAAGATTTCCGGTTCCTATCAGGTATACTCCGTCCTTTTCCATAAGTACCCGCGCCCCATCTCCACGCCGGTCCATAGTCTGCGCCCTGCCAGAGAGACCTGCGAGCAGTGCCATTGGCCACGGCATTTTTACAGCGCCAAGCTCCTGAGCCGGAATTACTACCTGTCGAACCCCCAGAACTCGAAATCACACATCGATTTGCTGATGAAAATCGGTGGTGGCGATCCGATAGGCGGGCAGGCCGGGATCCACGCGCACATGTACCTGGATAACAAAGTCTCGTACATCGCCGTGGATCGCGGGCGAAACAACATCCCGTACGTGGAGTCCACAACTGCGGACGGCAAGACGACCGTGTACCGCACCACGGAGAACCCGCCGACGGACGCGCAGCTTGCCAAGGGCGAGCACCGGACTGTCGACTGCATCGACTGCCACAACCGGCCGACCCACGTTTTCCGCCACCCCGCGCAAAGCGTGAACCAGGCGATGGGCGCCGGCGTGATCAGCCCAACGCTTCCGGACGTCAAGCGCGTGTCGGTTGAAGCCCTCGAAGGGACATACACCTCAAGGACGAACGCTGATAGGGCCATTGCCAAGGCCATGACCGATTTCTACACGGCCAGTTACCCGAAAATCGCGGCCGACCGCCAGCCGGACATCCAGCAGGCCGTGTTACAGGTGCAGAACATCTATAACCACAACTATTTCCCGCGGATGAACGCCAACTGGAAAGGTTTTCCGGACCATATTGGCCACATGTACTCGGATGGCTGCTTCCGGTGCCACGACGGCAAGCACGTCAGTTCGGATGGCAAGGTGATCTCCAAGTCCTGCACCGCCTGCCACACGCTGCTCTCCCAGAGTGTGGGGACTGGGACACCGACGATTTCGCTGGGCGGTGTGGCGTTCAAGCACCCCGGCAACGTGGGGGATGCATGGAAGGACGCCAATTGCACCACCTGCCACGCGCAGCAGCAGTAGGAGTTCCGGGTTCCGAGTTCAGGTAGTAACGCAGCATAAACAGCGGGGGCGGCGGATCATTCGTTATTCGTCGCCCCCTTTTTGCGTCTCCGCGTGTTCGCGGTCCAGAATGCCCGTATGGAACACACGATCGCGGATGTGGTGGCGGCCATGCGCCGAATGGCCCCGGAAGAGTGGGCCGAGGAATGGGACAACGTAGGATGGCTGGTCCGTCGCGATGCGCCGATGGACGCCCCGCTGAAAGCCATCCTGTCGCTCGATCCCGTTGACCCGGATTGGGCGGCCGCCAACGGGTACCGCCTGAACGTGTGCCACCACCCCAACCCATTTCGCGGCTTGACGCGCGTGGACGACAATACCTACGCCGCGCGCGCCTGGGCGGCCGGCCTGAACGTGTACGCCGCGCACACCAACCTCGATGCCGCCCCCGGCGGCGTCAACGACGCCCTTGCATCCGCGCTCGGCCTGAGCGACACCCGGCCGATGCTCCCGTGCGACGGCGCAACGCTGGTCAAGTTCGTGACGTATGTGCCGGAGCCCCATCTGAGCGCGGTCCGGACCGTGTGCGCGGAAGCGGGGGCAGGCCACATCGGGAACTACGATGAGTGCTCGTTCGCCTGGCCCGGCACCGGCACCTTCCGCCCCCTGCCTGGCGCCGACCC
This Armatimonadota bacterium DNA region includes the following protein-coding sequences:
- a CDS encoding Nif3-like dinuclear metal center hexameric protein; the encoded protein is MEHTIADVVAAMRRMAPEEWAEEWDNVGWLVRRDAPMDAPLKAILSLDPVDPDWAAANGYRLNVCHHPNPFRGLTRVDDNTYAARAWAAGLNVYAAHTNLDAAPGGVNDALASALGLSDTRPMLPCDGATLVKFVTYVPEPHLSAVRTVCAEAGAGHIGNYDECSFAWPGTGTFRPLPGADPYTRTEIGRLEETDEWRLEMIVPSHLIEGVIAAANAAHPYEEIAYDVIPLANPDPRVGIGRIGTLPEPMELAEFCKHVSLSLRTDRVSAGGSVDSVRTVAVLGGAGGKYLSAAGGADVFVTGEVGHHDALEAQAMGMAIIDAGHFATERVVLEPLKRYLEAQLRGLNLTIADETDPLRRA
- a CDS encoding NapC/NirT family cytochrome c, with translation MNRRLPHIAYNLTSLVGAVLALIALGLIAMLYLLETFSKASHPYMGLITFIVLPAFLCLGIALVLWGMFRARQRALAGTPEPPMPRIDFNNPKHRNAVVLFAFGGTMFLVLSAFGSYQAYEYTDSVQFCGLVCHKVMEPEYTAYQGSPHARVACVECHIGSGASSFVRSKISGSYQVYSVLFHKYPRPISTPVHSLRPARETCEQCHWPRHFYSAKLLSRNYYLSNPQNSKSHIDLLMKIGGGDPIGGQAGIHAHMYLDNKVSYIAVDRGRNNIPYVESTTADGKTTVYRTTENPPTDAQLAKGEHRTVDCIDCHNRPTHVFRHPAQSVNQAMGAGVISPTLPDVKRVSVEALEGTYTSRTNADRAIAKAMTDFYTASYPKIAADRQPDIQQAVLQVQNIYNHNYFPRMNANWKGFPDHIGHMYSDGCFRCHDGKHVSSDGKVISKSCTACHTLLSQSVGTGTPTISLGGVAFKHPGNVGDAWKDANCTTCHAQQQ